The region tggtgtgtgtgtgtgtgtgtgtgaccgtGTGCGTTATCTGTCGACACACAGATCACATTAGCAGCTTTTATGTTTACCTGCACCAAGGtcctgtgacacacacacacacacacacacacacacacacacacacaagcaaacaTCAACCCAAAGCAGGTAATTTTGTCAAcagctcgtgtgtgtgtgtgtatgtgcgtgtgtgtgtgtgtgtgtgtgtgtaattaagTGCGTCAGGCTCAGACGAGGCCGTCTGGGGGAGGTGAAGGTAACAGCGGCAATCAGAGCTGCCAGAGGGCAGTCCTGGAAGACAAATCAAACATGATTGACCCGTTACaccgtgcgtgtgtgcgtgcgtgcgtgcgtgcgtacgtgcgtgtgtgtgtgtgtgcgaccCAACGTGTTTGACACAGACGTTGAGTTGATATACAATGTGATGTGATTCCTTCTTCACTCCCCCAAGCTCATCGCCTCCATCTCCCATAACTCTGTACAgcgtgtgtttatgtgtgtgtgtgtgtgtgtgtgtgtgtgtgtgtcagagagtTACAGCATCAGACTCCAACGTCTTGGCTCGACCAACCAATCTTAATTCTAAGCATTATAACCTTAATATAATCTTCTTTACCTGAAGTGtcgaaaaagacaaaataaaataatacggATCATTTTGTCATTAGTAAGATGAACTTCGTTAAATTTTAAAGTACTGTAAAACTCTTATACAAGCCTAAATTTACATTAACATGTTCACGTAAATACATTACAGGATTGTGTATTACCTTTACGTGCTTAGGTTAAACACGGAAATGCGGATTACCGTTACATGATAACACTTCacttttttgcaaaagtgtgtTTTATCTTAATTTTTGATTCCTTTAAGCAAGTGAGTGTTagttgttttctctttttctcttttcaggGATTGTCCTCGCCGACATCATCGAGAAGTACTTTGTGTCGCCAACACTATTCCGAGTTATCCGCCTGGCCCGTATCGGAAGAATTCTACGTCTCATCCGAGGCGCGAAGGGAATCCGGACGTTACTGTTCGCCCTCATGATGTCGCTCCCGGCTCTCTTCAACATCGGGCTGCTTCTCTTTCTCGTCATGTTCATCTACGCCATCTTTGGCATGGCCAACTTTGCCTACGTGAAACGGCAGGCGGGCATCGACGACATGTTCAACTTCGAGACTTTTGGGAATAGCATGAATCTGCCTTTTCCAGATCACCACGTCGGCCGGCTGGGACAGCCTGCTCAGCCCCATCCTCAACAACTCCCCGGAGGAGTGCAACGCCAACATTCCGCACACCGGCACCACCGTCAAGGGCAATTGTGGGGAACCCATCAGTGGGCATACCTTCTTCGTCACCTACATCATCATCTCTTTCCTCATCGTGGTCAACATGTACATCGCCATCATCTTGGAGAACTTTAGCGTGGCGACTGAGGAAAGCACAGAGCCACTGAGCGAGGACGACTTTGAGATGTTCTACGAGGTTTGGGAGAAGTTTGACCCCGAGGCCACACAGTTCATCGAGTATGCAAAGCTGTCTGACTTTGCCGACTCCCTGCTTGACCCGCTACGCATCTCCAAGCCCAACAAGATCAAACTGATTTCCATGGACCTGCCTATGGTCAGCGGGGACAAATCCACTGTTTGGACATCCTGTTCGCCTTCACCAAACGCGTCCTGGGTGAGTCGGGAGAAATGGATGCGCTCAAGCAGCAGATGGAGGAGAAGTTCATGATGGCCAACCCATCTAAGATCTCCTATGAGCCCATCACCACTACGCTGAGGCGCAAACAGGAGGAAGTGTCCGCCACCGTCATCCAGAGGTGTTTCCGCAGACACTTACTGAGGAGGCAGATGAAGGCCGCCTCCTACATTTACCGCCAAATCACCACGCCGCATCTCAGGAACAGTGGCATTGACGAAGGTGGCGAAGACAAAATATTCGGCGAAGACGCTCCAGAGAAAGAAGGTCTAATTTGCCGACATGATGAGGGAGAACTACGTCACCTGCGTTTTGGCAATGGAGACGATCTCATCCACTTCATCGCCGCCGTCCTACGACAGCGTGACGCGCGCTGCGTCGGAAATCTTTCATCCGCACAATGCCAAGCCAGAAACTGTCCACGCTGATGGTGAGACGAACAAACAGTCGCCAGCTTCGCAAGAACCTAATGATGGAGAACCGGTACCGTAAGGAATTGCAACAAAATAATCCAACGAAATGAAGATTATTGTGTTGATCTTCAAACTATTTGTTACTGAATGTACCGACACAACGCCAGAGAGAACAAACTAATGATATCTACTACCTTTAACGGTTCTGACGGAGGTTCCAGAAGTCAGAGACTTTTGGAGCTTCTGTGGGAGGTCCTGTCGCTGTCCAGGAAAAGCTCCTCCTTTAGCCAGAAGTTCAAAGCAAgtgctgacctttgacctccacTGCAGGAGACTATATCGTGGATATTTGCTTTATTACCTGGCGTGGGGCGGGTTCGTGCCTTCCC is a window of Gouania willdenowi unplaced genomic scaffold, fGouWil2.1 scaffold_25_arrow_ctg1, whole genome shotgun sequence DNA encoding:
- the LOC114459093 gene encoding LOW QUALITY PROTEIN: sodium channel protein type 5 subunit alpha-like (The sequence of the model RefSeq protein was modified relative to this genomic sequence to represent the inferred CDS: inserted 4 bases in 3 codons; deleted 4 bases in 4 codons) — translated: AFEDIYVEQRRVVKVILEFADKIFTYVFILEMLLKWLAYGFKKYFTNYWCWLDFISGLSVSLVSLVAKQLGYSDFAAIKSLRTLRALRPLRALSRFEGMRVVVNALIGAIPSIMNVLLVCLIFWLIFSIMGVNLFAGKFGRCVNRTGYVHEAXAKVNNRSECEANNNTTLYYWSKVKVNFDNVGAGYLALLQVATFKGWMEIMYAAVDSRAVEEQPIKEINLYMYLYFVIFIIFGSFFTLNLFIGVIIDNFNQQKRKLGGQDIFMTEEQKKYYNAMKKLGSKKPQKPIPRPLNSLQGFFFDLVGKQAFDIVIMVLILLNMITMMVETDEQSPQNEEILLNVNIAFIVVFTAECLXKIMGLRCYFFTVGWNIFDFVVVILSIVGIVLADIIEKYFVSPTLFRVIRLARIGRILRLIRGAKGIRTLLFALMMSLPALFNIGLLLFLVMFIYAIFGMANFAYVKRQAGIDDMFNFETFGNSMICLFQITTSAGWDSLLSPILNNSPEECNANIPHTGTTVKGNCGEPISGHTFFVTYIIISFLIVVNMYIAIILENFSVATEESTEPLSEDDFEMFYEVWEKFDPEATQFIEYAKLSDFADSLLDPLRISKPNKIKLISMDLPMVSGDXIHCLDILFAFTKRVLGESGEMDALKQQMEEKFMMANPSKISYEPITTTLRRKQEEVSATVIQRCFRRHLLRRQMKAASYIYRQITTPHLRNSGIDEGGEDKIFGEDAPEKEGLIADMMRENYVTCVLAMETISSTSSPPSYDSVTRAASEIFHPHNAKPETVHADGETNKQSPASQEPNDGEPVP